The DNA sequence CAGATCGCGCGCGGTTTCCAGCAGGTCTCGGAACTTGACCCGTTCGTTACAGCGGATGCAGGGAACGGGCGTCGCGCCGGCCAGATAGGCGTCGGCGAATTCGTCGATGACCGATTCGCGGAACTTGTTCTCGTAATCCAGGACATAATGGGGAAAGCCCATGCGTTCGGCCACGCGACGGGCATCGTGGATATCCTGGCCCGCGCAGCACGCGCCTTTCTTGGCAAGTGCCGCCCCGTGGTCATACAGCTGCAGCGTGACCCCGATGACGTCATAGCCTTCGGATTTCAGCTGCGCCGCGACGACTGAACTGTCCACGCCCCCCGACATCGCCACGACGACACGCGTCTGCGCAGGGGATTTTGCAAAACCAAGGCTGTTCAGTTCGGTCGCGGGCGCATCGGCACGCAGGGCAGCGGTCAGGGTCATGGATGATCTTTCGGCCCGCCAAGGGCGGTGCTGGTCGGGCGGCAAAGGGATTTGCGTCAAAATATAGGCAAATTGGTCGGATTCTCAACCCCGGCCGGGGTCGAAATCCCGATCAGGCTAACCGCGCCTTAAGTGCTTTCGACCAGAACTTGCAGAACGTGACGGAAGGACGCTGCAATGTTCGTGAAAAAGACCACAGGCCCGCGGATCGTGACACTGGCGGATGGGCGCATCCTCAGCGTGGCGGATCTGCCGATGGCCGACACCAGATGGGTCGCCAGCCGCAAGCAGACGGTCGTGCTGGCGGTGTCGCACGGGCTGATCAGCCGCGACGACGCGCTGCGCCGCTATGGCTTGTCGGAGGAGGAGTTCGACGGCTGGTGCACCGCGGTCGCGCGCCACGGAAAGGCGGCTTTGAAGGTGACGGCGCTTCAAAAGTATAGACAACCATAGGGTGCATGACGCAGAAGGAATGCAAGTGGTAACGACATATTAACCTGTTCGTCAGATTGTCGGGACATGACCTTCGGCGAATCGGGGAAAGACCAAGCCATGCGAATCCTTCTGGTAGAAGACGACCCAAGCACTGCACGGGCGATCGAACTGATGCTGACGGCGGCCAGCTACAACGTGTTCCTGACCGACATGGGCGAGGAGGGGATCGATCTGGCCAAGCTGTACGATTACGATCTGATCCTGCTGGATCTGGACCTGCCCGACATGCATGGGATGGAGGTCCTGCGCCATCTGCGCCTGGCCCGCATCGACACGCCGATCCTGATCCTGACCGGGTCCGACGACACGGAAAGCAAGCTGCGCGGCTTCGGCTTCGGCGCGGACGATTACATGACCAAGCCCTTCAACCGCGAAGAGCTGCAGGCCCGCATCCAGGCGATCATCCGCCGCTCAAAGGGGCACAGCCAGGCGCTGATCCGGACCGGAGAGATCACCGTCAACCTGGACGCCCGTTCGGTCGAGGTGAAGGGCAAGCCGGTGAACCTGACCGGCAAGGAATACCAGATCCTGGAACTGCTGAGCCTGCGCAAGGGCACGACCTTGACCAAGGAGATGTTCCTGAACCACCTGTACGGCGGCATGGACGAACCCGAACTGAAGATCATCGACGTGTTCATCTGCAAGCTTCGCAAGAAGCTGTCCGAGGCCTTGGGCGGCGAGAGCCATATCGAGACGGTCTGGGGCCGCGGCTATGTCCTGCGCGATCCGGGTCCGGGGCAGGCGGAACGTCTGGCGATCGGGGCCTGATACGGCTTCTGGACGATTGCCTGCCCTTGGGCGATACCCACATCTGAGACGGTCGCGTGTTTCGGCCGGATGCGGATGATGGGGGCGGCGATGGCGCAGGACAAGTCGGTGGGGCAACCGGACCGGAAGATGGATCGCGGTCAGGCCGCGGACCGCATCGCGGATCTGGCGGCGCGGGTCGCCGCCGCGAACAAGGCCTATCACGCCGAGGACGCACCGCAGATATCGGACGCTGAATACGACGCGCTCAAGGCGCAGCTGGCGGCGCTTGAGCGGGACTTTCCCGATCTGGCGCTGCCCGACAGCCCGACCGGCAAGGTCGGCGCCGCCCCGGCCGAGGGCTTCGGCAAGATCGTCCACGCGCAACGCATGATGTCGTTGGGCAATGCCTTTACCGAGGGCGACGTCGCCGACTTCACCGCCCGCGTCCGCAGCTTTTTGGGCCTTGACCCCGACATGCCCCTGGAGGTGACGGCCGAGCCGAAGATCGACGGGCTGTCCCTGTCGCTGCGCTATGAGAACGGCGTGCTGGTCCATGCCGCGACCCGCGGCGATGGCGTGGTGGGAGAGAACGTGACCGCCAACGCCCGCACGATTTCCGACATCCCCCACCAGCTGGAGGGCGACGTCCCCGCCATCCTTGAGGTGCGCGGCGAGGTCTACATGGCGCATGACGACTTTGCGGCGCTGAACGATGCGGGGCGGGTCTTTGCCAATCCGCGCAACGCGGCCGCGGGATCGCTGCGCCAGATCGACCCGGCGGTGACCGCGCGCCGGCCGCTGCGCTTCTTCGCCTATGGCTGGGGGCAGCTGTCCGAACCGCTGGCGCCGACGCAGATGGCCTCCGTGGAGCGGCTGGCCGCCCTGGGGTTCCAAACCAACCCATTGACGCGCCTGTGCACCGACACCGCGCAGATGATCGCCACCTGGGCCGAGATCGAACAGCAGCGCGCCACCTTGGGCTATGACATCGACGGCGTGGTCTACAAGGTGAACGACCTTGCGTTCCAGGGGCGGCTTGGCTTTCGGTCCACCACGCCCCGATGGGCCTTGGCGCACAAGTTTCCGGCCGAGACCGCCTGGACCCGGCTGGAGCGGATCGAGATCCAGGTCGGTCGCACGGGCGCCCTGTCCCCCGTCGCGCGGCTGGAGCCCGTGACCGTGGGCGGCGTGGTCGTGTCCAACGCGACCCTGCACAACGAGGATTACATCGCCGGGCGGGACAGCTCTGGCGCACCCATCCGTGACGGTCGCGACATCCGTGAGGGTGACTGGGTGAAGATCTATCGCGCCGGCGACGTGATCCCCAAGATCGCCGATGTCGACCTGTCGCGCAGGCCCGCGGACAGCGTGCCCTATGTCTTTCCGTCGCACTGCCCCGAATGCGGGTCCGAGGCGATCCGCGAGCCGGGCGACAGCGTGCGCCGCTGTACCGGCGGCCTGATCTGCCCCGCGCAGGCCGTCGAGAAGCTGAAGCATTTCGTCAGCCGCGCAGCCTTCGACATCGACGGGCTGGGCGCCAAGCAGATCGAGATGTTCTTCGCAGACGATCAGCTGCCCATCCGCGAGCCCGCCGACATCTTCACCCTGGCCGATCGCGACGCCCGAAACTTCACCAAGCTGAAGAACCGCGAGGGGTTCGGCGAACGCTCGGCCGAAAAGCTGTTCGCCGCGATCGAGGATCGCCGTTCGATCCCCATGGCCCGGCTGATCTTTGCCTTGGGCATCCGCCATGTGGGCGAGGTCGCGGCCGCGACCCTGGCCCGCCATTTCCACGACTGGCCTGCCTTGATCGCCGCCATCGACGGGGCGGCACGGGAGCCCGCCTTTGCCGCCCCGGACGACAAGGCCCGTCGCGTGGCGTTGGCCGACAGCCCGAACTGGGCCGAGCTGACCGGCATCGACGGCATCGGCGCGGTGCTGGTCGATTCGCTGGTGACGACGTTCGCGCAGCCGACAGAACGCGCCAGCATCGACCGGCTGGCGACCCTTCTGGACATCCGGCCGGTCGATACCGCCAATGCGGTGCAGACCGAGATTTCCGGCAAGACGCTGGTCTTCACCGGTACGCTGGAGCGGATGACCCGCGCCGAGGCCAAGGCGCGGGCCGAGGCGATGGGGGCCAAGGTCGCGGGGTCCGTCAGCGCCAAGACCGACCTGCTGATCGCGGGGCCCGGGGCGGGGTCCAAGGCCGCCAAGGCCGAGGCCCTGGGCGTCACCGTCATCGACGAGGAAGAATGGCTGCGCATCGCGGGGGCCGGATGACCGCCCCCAAGGGCCGCCCGCCCGCATTGTTCCCGCTGTTCGCGGCCATCGACACGCTGCCCGGCATCGGCCCCAAGGGGCGCGCCGCGCTGGAACAGATGGGCATCGACAAGCCGCGCGACCTGGTCCTGACGCTGCCGGCCAGCGGCATCACCCGCCGCCGCATCGCGCGCATCGCCGACGCCCGCGCGCCCGAGATCGTGACGATCACGGTGACCGTCACGCGCCACCACCCGCCCCAGGTCCGCGGCCGCCCGTTCCGGGTGCATTGCACCGACGGAGAGGGCGACCTGACGCTGGTGTTCTTCCGTCCGCGCGACAACTGGATCGAAAGCCAGCTGCCCGTGGGCGCGCGCCGCATCCTCAGCGGAAAGCTGGAGCTGTTCGACGGACTGGCCCAGATGGTGCATCCCGACCACATCCTGGCGAATGGCGATGCGCTGCCGCCCAGCTTCGAGCCCGTCTATCCCCTGTCGGCGGGGCTGACGCAGAAGGGCATGGCCAAGGCGGTCGATGCCGCGCTGACCCGGCTGCCCCCGGTCGAGGAATGGATCGACCCACAGCTTATCGCGCAGCGCGGCTGGCCCTCCTTTGCCGATGCGCTGCACCAGGCGCATGCGCCGCAATCGCCCGGCGCGCTGTCGCCCGACAGCCCGGCGCGGGCGCGGCTGGCCTATGACGAATTTCTGGCCCATCAGATGACCTTGGCACTGGTGCGGCGGGACAAGCGGCGGCTGAAGGGGCGGGCCAGCGCGGGTGACGGCACCCTGCGCGCGCGGGTGCTGCAAAGCCTGCCCTGGCCGCCCACGGGCGCTCAGAGCCGCGCGATCGCCGAGATCGCCGATGACATGGCCAGTGCGCGCCGCATGAACCGCCTGCTGCAGGGCGATGTCGGCGCGGGCAAGACGCTGGTCGCGCTTATGGCTGCCCTGGTCGCGGTCGAGGCCGGGGGCCAGGCCGTGCTGATGGCGCCCACCGAGATCCTGGCCCGCCAGCATGCCCGCGCGCTGGAACCGCTGGCGCGTGCGGCAGGGGCGCGGCTGGCCGCGCTGACCGGGCGCGACAAGCGCGACCTGCGCGGCCAGATCCTGACCGACCTGGCGGAGGGCCGCATCGACATCCTGGTCGGCACCCATGCGGTCTTCCAGAAGGACGTGACCTTCCACGACCTGCGCCTGGCCATCATCGACGAACAGCACCGCTTCGGTGTGGCCCAACGACTGGAGCTGTCGGCCAAGGGCGACGTGCCGCCCGACATGCTGATCATGACCGCAACGCCCATCCCCCGCTCGCTGGCCCTGTCGCAATATGGCGATCTGGACCTGTCGGTGCTGGACGAAAAGCCGCCGGGGCGCCAGCCCATCACCACGGTGATGATCGCGGACACGCGGTTGGACCAGGTCACGGAACGCCTGCGCGCCGCGATGGCGCAGGGCGCGCGCGCCTATTGGGTCTGCCCCCTGGTCGAGGAGAGCGAGGTCACCGACCTGACCGCGGCAGAGGCGCGGTTCACCCATCTGCGCGCGATCTTCGGCGACAGGGTGCGGCTGATCCACGGCCAGATGCCCCCCGACCAACGCGACGCGGCAATGGCCGATTTCGCCGACGGTACGGCGCAGCTGCTGGTCGCCACCACCGTGATCGAGGTCGGCGTGGACGTGCCGCAGGCCACGATCATGGTGATCGAACGCGCCGAAAGCTTTGGCTTGGCGCAGCTGCACCAGCTG is a window from the Paracoccus marcusii genome containing:
- a CDS encoding DUF1153 domain-containing protein; amino-acid sequence: MFVKKTTGPRIVTLADGRILSVADLPMADTRWVASRKQTVVLAVSHGLISRDDALRRYGLSEEEFDGWCTAVARHGKAALKVTALQKYRQP
- the ligA gene encoding NAD-dependent DNA ligase LigA, producing the protein MMGAAMAQDKSVGQPDRKMDRGQAADRIADLAARVAAANKAYHAEDAPQISDAEYDALKAQLAALERDFPDLALPDSPTGKVGAAPAEGFGKIVHAQRMMSLGNAFTEGDVADFTARVRSFLGLDPDMPLEVTAEPKIDGLSLSLRYENGVLVHAATRGDGVVGENVTANARTISDIPHQLEGDVPAILEVRGEVYMAHDDFAALNDAGRVFANPRNAAAGSLRQIDPAVTARRPLRFFAYGWGQLSEPLAPTQMASVERLAALGFQTNPLTRLCTDTAQMIATWAEIEQQRATLGYDIDGVVYKVNDLAFQGRLGFRSTTPRWALAHKFPAETAWTRLERIEIQVGRTGALSPVARLEPVTVGGVVVSNATLHNEDYIAGRDSSGAPIRDGRDIREGDWVKIYRAGDVIPKIADVDLSRRPADSVPYVFPSHCPECGSEAIREPGDSVRRCTGGLICPAQAVEKLKHFVSRAAFDIDGLGAKQIEMFFADDQLPIREPADIFTLADRDARNFTKLKNREGFGERSAEKLFAAIEDRRSIPMARLIFALGIRHVGEVAAATLARHFHDWPALIAAIDGAAREPAFAAPDDKARRVALADSPNWAELTGIDGIGAVLVDSLVTTFAQPTERASIDRLATLLDIRPVDTANAVQTEISGKTLVFTGTLERMTRAEAKARAEAMGAKVAGSVSAKTDLLIAGPGAGSKAAKAEALGVTVIDEEEWLRIAGAG
- the recG gene encoding ATP-dependent DNA helicase RecG translates to MAAHRGGRMTAPKGRPPALFPLFAAIDTLPGIGPKGRAALEQMGIDKPRDLVLTLPASGITRRRIARIADARAPEIVTITVTVTRHHPPQVRGRPFRVHCTDGEGDLTLVFFRPRDNWIESQLPVGARRILSGKLELFDGLAQMVHPDHILANGDALPPSFEPVYPLSAGLTQKGMAKAVDAALTRLPPVEEWIDPQLIAQRGWPSFADALHQAHAPQSPGALSPDSPARARLAYDEFLAHQMTLALVRRDKRRLKGRASAGDGTLRARVLQSLPWPPTGAQSRAIAEIADDMASARRMNRLLQGDVGAGKTLVALMAALVAVEAGGQAVLMAPTEILARQHARALEPLARAAGARLAALTGRDKRDLRGQILTDLAEGRIDILVGTHAVFQKDVTFHDLRLAIIDEQHRFGVAQRLELSAKGDVPPDMLIMTATPIPRSLALSQYGDLDLSVLDEKPPGRQPITTVMIADTRLDQVTERLRAAMAQGARAYWVCPLVEESEVTDLTAAEARFTHLRAIFGDRVRLIHGQMPPDQRDAAMADFADGTAQLLVATTVIEVGVDVPQATIMVIERAESFGLAQLHQLRGRVGRGAGASTCLLMYHGPLNETGARRLTTLRDTEDGFRIAEVDLEMRGAGDVIGTAQSGLPRFRIADLEHQAGLMAVARQDARSLLERDPTLETPRGQALRLLMWLMQQDHAIRLIQVG
- the ctrA gene encoding response regulator transcription factor CtrA, which produces MRILLVEDDPSTARAIELMLTAASYNVFLTDMGEEGIDLAKLYDYDLILLDLDLPDMHGMEVLRHLRLARIDTPILILTGSDDTESKLRGFGFGADDYMTKPFNREELQARIQAIIRRSKGHSQALIRTGEITVNLDARSVEVKGKPVNLTGKEYQILELLSLRKGTTLTKEMFLNHLYGGMDEPELKIIDVFICKLRKKLSEALGGESHIETVWGRGYVLRDPGPGQAERLAIGA